TTTACTGGCTTTTTCTGACTGTCCGAATTGCCAATATGCTATTAAACCTGCTATCACCCAACCTAAGAAAACTAATACCCAAGTAAAGTATTGATCTTCATAGCATAAAACCGAAGATATTTTACAAAGCACAGTACCATCCAAAGTAATTGTCGTGTTATCACTTAAAACAACTAACGTAGGTTTAACCATTTTTTTCTTCGATGGCTTCCTGTATGTACTCTTTTATCTCTTCAATCAGCTCAGGTTCTTCTGTTGAAATGAATTGAATACTCAATACTAACTGTTCAGGTAGATTGTCTTCACGAATCAACCCACCAAAAGCTTCTTCTAAAAATGAAGAGCCATAGCCGACAGTTCCGTCAAGGTCTACAGTCAGAGGTTCTGTCTTTTGTAGTTCTTTTCTTAGCCAAGATTCTCTAAATTCCTGCCCTGATGCTGGACCTAGTCTTATGTACCTAGGGCCAGGGCAAGGATAGCGATCTGCTATTTTTATTTTATTCATTAATTGTATTGCCTTAGTCAAGGGGAATCGTCCATTCGATGATAGTTCCCGAAACGGAGGTTTTATAGTCCATGATAACACCATCTAAGGCCTTTTGCGCCTTGTATCGATATTCACCTTTGTTTGAATATATTAACAATGAACCTTTACCTAGAGAGTCAATAACTGCTTTGATATCAGTTAAACCTTTCCCTCTGTGTCGTGCACCTGTTCGAGTTTTTGTTAGGCTAGTTGCGGCTTTAATATATTTAGCATCAGTTATTTTGTGATGCTTGTATCCCAAAGATTCAAGTAGATTATTGAGGCGCGAGACGCCTTGTGTTTTTGGTAGCGTATTTGGTATCCCAACACCTTTATCACATATAACAACTGCTAGTGACTTATCTCGAATGCCAGCGAAAGCCCACCATTTTGCTGTTTTGTCTTCTTCGCAATGCTGAGAGTCATCTAAGTATGCATGTTCAACCGAGTTTGACATTGCTTCTACGAAACCACGGTATAGCTTTTTACCTTGTGTCCCTTTTAGGGTTTTAGATAACTCATCAAACATAGGTTTTGCAATTATTGGTTCAGAACAACTACCTGAACAGTATTGCCAAAAAGTTACATCATCAAATTCTTTTGTTTGTCGTATCTCTTTCCCAACAACGTCATAAAAGCCGACTTGTTTTAGAATTGATTCGATTTTTTCATCTTTTGGATGGTTGAATGAGATTGCATGCCTGCCATGTGAGCTCTGTTTTATTAGAACATCGACCTCAGCTAGAAGAGATAACATAGCAGCAGCAGATATTTTTTCCGTCTGAGAAAAGTCAATAAAGACTTTTCTTTGTTCATTGAATGCAGCATCAGTAATGTCATTTATGAACTTATTAGTTAATTCATAGGTTCGACGGCTATAGTAATCAATATATTGGGGCGCTATCAGAGGTATACGCTTACTAAGTTTTGTATTCGGAGAACGAGTGATTCTGTGTTTAGGGAATTTATAAAGTCTTAGTTTGTTCGCTAGAGATTCTTTTACTCGCCATGACTCAAGGTATGAGTTTCTGATTTTTCTTTTTAACTTTGACCGCTTGGTTCTATAGTTTCTTTTTTTAACTATGTTTTGTAGTAGGGACACGGTGAAACTCTTCTATAGTTATCTAATGCCCGTAATATACACCTAATAACTGAGCATCAGGAAGCGTATTTGCTCTAAAGCGCGATTACAACGTCAACTATAAGCACGCTTGCTAACTGGCTGATATATAAAATAACTCTGCAGTTTATATACTTTTTTTGAAATTTAGCTTTGGTGGTTATGTCGTTTGTTATGTAAATGCTGAGGGAAAAGTTGCGTATAAACCTGCCATAAAACATTCAAGTTACGATGGCCAGTCACTTGGGCTACTTCTTCAATGGAGTAGCCCTTTTCAAATAATCGACTTGCACCCTCTCTTCGTAAGTCGTGGTACCTCAAGTCCGCAATACCTAATTCGTTTCGTACTCGATGAAAGCCTGTGCTGACACGGCGCGAGGTGTACGGGAAAATAAGTTCGTCTTTGTTCCTGAATGTTTTCGATTCCCTGTGTATAATCGCTCAATTATTTTTGACTACAATGTCCACTGTGAAGCGTGATTCACCGCTTTGAAGTGTTCTTTTTAATGCTAGATGCCTTCGTTCCACTCCACCAATACGTACTATAGGCGTAGTGAGTGGGTGAGCTTGCGGCAGAACTAGCGAGTTTCTGTATATAAATGCAGTGTATAGATTTTGAGTAACGCTTTATGAAACCTGACAATACCAGTAAATACGCGGCTAACCGCTTATCCGTTGCACCCATGTTGGATTGGATCTACTTTTCAGGTAAATAAAGGGGTTGGGTTGTTTTAGGCGTACCATAGGCGATCTTCTAACTTTCGGTACACCTTTTTATTGTTGAGTACGCCTTAACTCAGAACACGAAAAACCGCCTTGTTTGGCGGTTTTGTTGTATCTGGTACTTCATAGTTATATGTGACTACACTCGAGCTATTGCAACCTAAGCATACTGTGCATTGTGTCTATGTGGGCTAGGTTGTCGTTTTGTTTATTGTTGGACTGCATGGCTATTTCTATCTTATTTCTTGCAATTCGGGTGCTACGTTCTAGTTGTGCCACCATATCGTTTAGCTCTTGAAGTTCTCTTTGTCTTTCTTGTTCGAGTTGGTAGGCGCGTTCGGCTGCTCGGTTGGCATTTTGAATCAGTGTGGCGTTTTGGTCGATTGATGTGGTTTGCAATTGGGGCGTACTTACGAGTTGGTCAAAGGCTCGAATGACTTTAAGCATGAAGGTTGGGCTAATCCACATGGCGTAGGCGTACACTAGTTCTTTGCATACCCAAGTACCTTTGTTTGTTCCACCTTGTTTTGAAACAAAGCAGGAATTACTGCTTTGGTTTTCAGAGATGCGCAGATCTGCGCATCTGGTTATCTCATCAATTAGCTCTTTGGTTTGAGTAAGTCGCATAAATTGATTTGGTCGATGGGTGGAGTTAGCTCCACTGGCTTTATGCAGGTCATTAAGCGAGTACATACCATCAAGGGTACGAATTTCGTTTGCAAGGATAGTTAGAGTCGTCATGTGAAAAGCCCTTAAGTAATAATTTATATCATCACCAAGAACTGCGACATCAATGGTGATGAACTGAACGAGGTTCGCAGTACCGTACTCAAGGAAACGGCCAGCCGAAGCTGCCTCGTCCAGCCCACCATTGGAGAGGTTCAATTTGCTCATATTGTTAGCAAATTTACCATGTGTAGGTGTGCCGAAGCCGCACATAAAAAAACCAGCAGGAAGCTGGCGTCTATGCGCCTTGAGTATTTTCGAGCTGCGAAACTCGACACTGGATTTTGCCAGTGCAGTTACAGATTACTGGTGTTTTGGGTGGAGCGTCAACGATAAAAAGCAATTTATAGCAACTTAAAGTAAGTTATAGCGCTTCTAGGGTTGTAAATTAGAACAACCTGTCGCATAATTCTTACATCAGCTAATCAACTTGTTTGTGATGTTGGTACTCAGGTGAGTCGCTACCATTAAGTGCGGACTAGAAAAATAGGTGAGTCGCTACCATTAAGTGCGGACTAGAAAAATAGGTGAGTCGCTACCATTAAGTGCGAACTAGAAAAACATAAAAGACCCTGCTTAAAGCTTACTATTAATTTAGTGATTTTTAAGCAGGGTTTTTTACTATTTGGCCTAGGGATAACCACGATGAACTTCTACACTGTTACAGATGATTATATTAATCATCTTAAAAAAACGGATAAAACGGTACCAAATAACTACTCTGAAAAGCGTGCGTATGTGGGTATTGTTTTACATGTTAATGGCTGTAAGTACCTTGCGCCATTAACATCATACAAAGAGAAACAAGATCGCATCTCTAGCAGCTCGCCTTCTGTGTATAAAATTAATGAGGATGGAGTCCTTAGCAATAAATTAGGAATGCTCCAACTGAATAACATGATTCCTGTTACGGATGCGGTTATCACTGAGTTAGATGTTGAAAAACAAGATGAGCCATATCGCAGCATGCTTCAACGTCAGATTAAGTTCATTAAGAAGAATGGTGACAAGATTATTGAACGAGCTGAGAAACTTCACAAATTGGTTGTTGTTGATAAACACAAACACTTTTCAAATATTTCTTGTGACTTTTCTGCTCTTGAAGCGGCAATGGGGACATATCAAGTACCTACACCTAAGCCCCCAACTCTATCGCAGTTGGCAGCATTACTTAGCAAAAACACACCTTAAACCAGCAAGCCCTTACTTTTTAGCAAGGGCTTTCTTTTTAGGAGTTAAAAGCTTGTCGCCATATTCCCCACGTCTAAGTTCAAATCTATACCCTTATCACTTTTAGCTTTATCTATAGCGACTGGCGCTTGAGATTTTATGGTGAGTGACACTTCTGACTTGTTGTTAATGGACTGAGGTTTGAGCGGTTGGTATGACTGAATAGGTAACTCACCCGCTTGGTATGAAGGTGTCGTATGCTCTGTTCTCTTCCTGTCGTTTGGTTCAGGTGTGATCCCCAACTTTGCATTTTTATCTTTAATCTTGTCCATTTTGTTGGCAAGGCTATCAAAGGATTGATTAAGCAGGTGATCTGAATTGGCTACCTCCGGCTGAGAAAAATCACCTGTCAGGTACGAATGTGTCGTGACCTCGGTTCTCTTACGATCGGTTTGCTCTGTGGTCACCCCCAGTTTTGCTTTTTTATCTTTAATCTTATTCATTTTGTTGGCGAGGCTATCAACCGACTGGCCTGCCTCTTCGGTATCGATTTTCCAACCATCGGGAATAAGTGAATCTGGCAGTTTATTTATGAGTTTTTTAAACTCTCCCCATAAATAGCGAATGCCGTTGCCGATTGCTTTCATCACATTATCTAAGCCATAGAAGTGGTCGACTAAATAAAGAATTGCGGCCCCAGCGGCCATGAAGCCTGCTATCAATAACCCAATAGGATTACCTAAAATAATTGCATTCACGGCAATCATCGCAGCTTTGACAATGGCAAGAACCGCGATCATTTCTTTAAAGTATTTAGCAGTGAAGACCAACATTCGCCCAAGGAACTCCAAGCCATTGTATAAGCCTTTCACTGCTTGAGTGATTTGCTCGATAGTTTCATCTCGAAATTTAGCGTCCTTGAATTTCTCAGTGAATTCATCGAATGCATTGGTGACTTTTTCCATGATTGGAGCAAGCGCTGCAAACTTAATAGATTTATAGATTTCTTGAATGCGCTGCATTGCATCATTATAGGCTTCGGCTTTTTCTGCATCTTCGGCGCTAGCTCCGCCTCCTAGTTCGGCTAACTCTTTGCGTGATTTCGCCAACCCTTCAGTACCTTCTCTTAGCAAGAGAAGCATTTGACGGCCATCTTGCCCAAACGCAGCATCCGCAAAGGCCATTTGTTCTTGAGCGGTTTTTAGTTTGGAGAATGACTGCAGTAATGTCTCATACGCTTCTTGAGTATTTGCAGCTCCTTCTAGATCTTTGAAGGCAGAATTACCACTTTTCTTAAGGTATGAGCCAAGCGCTCCGCTACCTGTAGTTTGTAAAACACCTAGCCGCTTAGTGAATCGAGTCATAGCCGATGACATCGTGTCTTCTTCTACACCTGTATGTGAAGCTTGTTTGCGCATGGCTTGCAGCTCACTGATAGACATTTTCAGTGTGGCTGATTTTTTTGCTAGGGCATCCATTTCACCTGCAGCGCTGTTCACTTCACTGACTAACCCAGCAAGGCTGAAGCCACCGAGTAATGCCGCTCCTTTACCAAGCGCGGCCTTGCCAATTTGAGGCATTTTGATTGCCCCACCGAGCTTTTGAACACCGCTGAGCCTTTTCTGCCACTTAGCATACTTTTTTTCTACAGCGGTGATTTCTTTGCCATGTTTCTTATAGCTTTGGCTCAACCGCTCATATTCACTATCGAGCTTATAGACCTTTACGCCTGTTTTAGTCAGGTTCTTACGCAGCTCTGATAGGTTCTGTTGGTATCCAGTTTGCTCTGTGGTTAATTTGCTGACTTTCGCTTGTTGCTTGGCAATTTGAGCGGTTAACTTGGCACTTGGGGCTTGAAGCGCTTTGGATTTTTTAGTCAGCTTTTCCAGTTGCTCTTGTTCAGCTTGTAAGGTGAGTTTGTTTTGTTGCTTAATTTTTTTAATGTTGTTGTAGCTGTTAATCATTCCCATAGCTGCTGAATCATCAGCTTGAGCTTTTTGTGATTTTTGGATGGCCTTCGTGTAGCGGTTTGTCTCTTTCGACATGCTTTTGGCTTTGGCTGATACTTTATCTACCATCCCCATAACAATCGATAAATTCATCTTCATAGCGTTTGCCTTTTGCGGATATAAAAAAAGAGAGCTTATTCGCTCTCTTCAGTTTCGGTTCTTTGCCGGGCTTTCTCTCGGAACAACAAGAGGTCGTTGTAGCTGAGTTTGTCTATTTCGCTTGGTGGCCAATGAAATACAGAGGCTATGTCTGCGTAATAGTCTTCTACGTGCTCAATTACAGTTCCGTATTGACGAAAAAAGAGGCGATGGTCGTCAGTAGTGGCGCCCAGTTCTCAACAGGCATATTTAAGACGTCACGTTCATTTAGATTTGAAATGCGTGCCAGTAAGACTTCACCGGCTTCAAATTTCATTTCACAGACATCAACCAAACTAAGGCCGCGTAAATTACCGGAGTTGGGCTTACGCAGCTCAATCTCTTTTATCTCTGCGCCATCACGTTCAATCGCTACGGCCAGTTGTACTTTTTTAGTTTGGGCTGTCATAACCAAGCTCCTTTTGTAATGCTTCTAGTTTCTTCTTCACGCCGCCTTTGTTTGGATCTAGCTTCATCACTATCTCAAACAGGTTGTGCGCCTTTTCTTTCTCGCCAGCGTCGAAGTACCAATTACCGACTAGGCGGAACATCTTCACTTTGAGTGGGGCGTTGGTAGCAAGCTCACCCGCCAGTAAATCATTTACGACTTTGAGCAGGTATTCGCGCTTGTACTCTTTCTTTTCAGTGTGCGCTTTGTGCGTGTACTTAAACACATAATCACAGAAGCCCGTTTGACCGTTCACTTTGAAATTAGCCGGCGTTTCTAACCCGCCATCAATGGCCGCTCGAAAGTCATCGTGGATCTCTTCAAACTTGCCAAGGTCGAAGTGCCACATATAAAAGCACCACATCACATCGAGGTTGCCGTAGTCGCCTTTGTGGGTTTCAAGCAGCTTTTCAACCAGTGGGCGGTACTTGTTAATGAGTTCTTGTTTGTACGGGTCTTTCTCTTTCGAGCCAGACAAGGTACGCAAGCGGCTTTGGTCTTGCTTAAACACGTTCTGTGTTTCTTCCCAAGGCTTATCAGCAAAAGCAGTGCGAACGGATTGGCTCAAGGCTGACTCGCTTATTGCGCCAACATCGTTGAGAAGGTCGACACTGTCGGTCGCTTCAAAGGTTTCAACCGTTAATGGTTTATCCTTCAGAGCCTCTCGTTTCATCAGTATGGATATCATGGTGTTGCTCCTTACTGCGGGATGAGTTCGTCACCGTTGAAGACCACTTCAAGCTGACCATCTTTTACCGCTACGGTAAGTGGGTCGACTGTCCATGCGCCTTTCAAGGTGTATGCGCGGCTTGTGTTCGTTTCTAAGGTGATGTCTTCACCTACAAAATCAGCAATGGCTTTCTCATCGGTGTCTTGAGCGTGAATGATGGTGCACTTGATGAAAGGCGCATCTGAGAATTGTTCAGAGAAACCCAAAGGGCCATCGTCACCCATGACGGTTTCGCGCTTCATGTTGCCCATACCAAATTCAGCGCCTTCTTTAAGGGGAAGGCGACCCAATGAGCCTGCGTTAAGGACGGCACGGCTAGTAATTTTTGTTCCCATGACTTACTTCCTAAATTGAATTTTGCCTGCAACGATAATCAAACCGTTCACGAACTGCGGTGAATCTTGGTAGTTGACGCGCTGCTTGTTGGTTTTATCAAGCTCGACAATGAGCGACTTTTTGTAGCCATCGAAATCTTGCACGATGCCTTGGTATTCCAGATCTCGATACAAGGTCAACAGCTTGCCCTTGATCATGGTCGGCGTGACAATCGGCTGACCTTTGGCGAATTTGGTACCGTCTTTCGCAACTTTATGACGAGGGTAGGTACTTAAGATCAACGAGCGCTGTTTCTGACGGAAGTACATGGCGGTTGCAGGTGTCATGACATCGAGGTAACTGTTGTCTGTTACGCCAGCTGCGTTTTCGGTGTAAGCCGTCACGGCACGTTCAATTAACACTTCATTCGCTGAGTTCACCGTGTAGGTACTCAAGCCTTCATACAAAAAGAGGTTGCGTTCAGCCCAATCCCACTCTTGCGTTGCCAGTGAGTAAACACCGTTTAACTTGAGTGTTTGTAGCGGCCTGCAAGGGTCGATGGCCAATGACGGGGCGATTTGACCTACCCACGCACCAATGGCTTTTGCATCTGATAACGCTTGGTCTTTAGAGTCACCAAAGTTGTTGATTGGCAGGAAGTTGATTAACGGGCAGTTGCTCTTTGCTGAAAAGGTCACTAGCTCGGCGTGGGTGCCTTTCTTCGGTAGATACGCAATACCTGGCACTTGCTCTAATGCTGTATAACGGTTTTCAAGAAAGGTACCCAATTCGCGAATGGTAGTGTCGTCATTCAATGAGCACATGATGTGGTGGTATTGCGTGTCACCTAGCGCCGCCAATGCACTTGCGATATCACCGCTACCCACGCTGATCGCGTAAATTGGCATGGTTTTATCTTGCTTACGGAAGTAGGTGATCATTTCCACGATGTCGCTACTCGCACCAAACGAGTCTGCCGCTTTTGTCTCATCCATACAAAGCGTGACTTTATTGTGAGCGACCTTTGCACCACTGACCGCATTACCGATCGCCAAAACAACTTGCAAGTCTTCTGCGCTGTTTGCCAGGCTATTATCAATTTCAATATAGACACCGGGAACGCGAGCGGTGCTTGGTACTTCAGCAAAACTAATACTCATTATTTAGTTTCCTTCTTGGCTGTGGGCTTGGCTGTTTTGTCGATATCCACGACACTTTCTTCAGCGAGTCGACGTAGCCAGTAAGCGTTGCGAGGCTTTTCTTCACCTGCTGCTTTCAGTGGCTCTCGGGTAATTGGGTCTTTCACGATTAAGCCTTTAGTGGCGGGCTTAATCTTGAAGGTGGGTACTTTGGGTTTCTCTACTTGTTTATCCATTACGCTGCATCCTCTAGTGCAAAGTGTTCCGCTGCCATGGCGAGTAGCTCTCGCTCTAGAGCAGGTGTCCAACCAATGAAGGTTCGTTTGGGCATTTGATAATTGCGTTTGGTTCTCACGCCGCCTGTCCATTGACCTGTTTTGCTGTTGTAGTGGCCATTTACGCGAGTCGTGAATGACACTTGAGAGCCTTGGTTGTGCTCTTGGCCGACGCGCCCCGCGACGCCTTTTAGACCAATCTCAAAGCTATCTTCTGTTACGTGAGTTCTTAATGCCTTACCAAAACCGAGCAACATGTTTTTATTGTTAACGGTGTTCTGCGCTTGAGTGCCATCCCATAGTTGGGTTGTCTTTCGCCGCGTTCGGCCTTGGTACGGGTTATTGTCTATATCTCGCTGAGCGCGAATTTGCTGACGAAAGAACTGCCGTGCTCGGTTGGCCATTCGTTTATTTAGCTCAAACTTATCACTGGCCGTAAGCACTAAACTTTCCACAACTTGAGTCAATTTCTCAGGCGTCGCGAGTGTTAATTCACTCATGGCAAATCATCTAAGTGGCCGACAAAGTGGACCAATTCACCGAGTTGGTCTTCATCGGCTCGCGCTTCAAAACCACTAACACATTCATAACGGGTATCGCCTTGCTTCCAATTTCCTTGCGCGCTTTCTTGAAGGTCGAACTCTTCACGAATATCAATTTTCAGCTTGAGATCAAACGCACCTTTATCGAGAGGCTCTAGCGCGAACGTCGGCATGGGTAAGCCTTTTTCTGCTCGCTCTGGGTCGAACTTATTAAGCCAGCTGACTAAATGCATAAACAAAACTTGCGGCTCTAACTTGGCGCTTTGCAAGAAAACGATGGCGGTGTATTCAATTTCAAACCCATCGACAAAAACACCTTGTCCACAAAATAAAGCGCCATCCTCTGCCCACACATCCATTTTGGCCGCGTCTGTCACATGGCTTTTGAATAAGTCCGTTAAGCTTTGCAGTGCTTTCATTACACTCTCTCGAAGCAGTAGGTTTCTTCTGCGTGAATTAATATGTCTACCGCTTGGCGATACTGCACTTCGCACTCTTCTTTCTTACTGGTGAGCGCTTCTTGTCTGTCAGCGGCTTCGGCGGTGGCGTCACCACTCATTTGCACGCTAATCAGTTGCGCGGCGGTCAGTGCTAACACGGCCTGTTTGTAAAGGGTTTCGGCTGAGTCGTCATCACCAAAGCGCTTTTGGGATAACGCCGTCAAACTAGCAAAAGGCACTAAGGTGTCTTTAAGCTCAGAATGCACTTTGATGCGTGACACCTTCGCGTGATGCAGAATGCCTGCCTCTGTCTCATTACTTTGGAAATGGTACAGAGACTGAAACTCTGAAATGTTCAGTACTGGGTATTTGCCCGTTGCTGGCAACTGAGATTGATACGTTTTGTTTTTGTTGCCGACAAATTCCATGATTTATCCTTGTTGGGTTAGGGAATGCAGGCCGACAATCGCGAATAACAGTTAGCACCAAAGCGCACCTGAAATAGCAATAGAGCCTGCATTGAGGGGGTGTTAGTTTTTAGTGCTTGGCTTAATGCCAGGCATTGTTAATCCAAAGCTTCACGTTTTTGAATTCGATCGCGGCGACTTTGCCTAGCTCTTCAATCACGTAAGCCATGTTCATCGACTCAAAGTTTTCAATCTGGTCTTTTTCATCGTTCTTCTTGCCTGTAGAGCGGCGAATAGAACCTTCTTGAATGTAGATGGACAGGTTGTCGTAACTGGTGACCATGATGCCCGTAGAAGGGAAGCCTGGTACTTTTACAGCAGGCAAACCGCCATAAGTACCGATGACTTGCAGCTCTTGGATTTTGCCTTTCTCGCTTGGCGTGTTGCCGTGTGCTTCGTAGAATTTGGCTTTGTCGTAAGCAAGCAGATCAGAACCGATGATGGCCACAAGGTTTGAATCGTTTTCACACGCGTCATGCAGTAGGTTTTTCGTTTCAAGTACGGCTAGGTCTAGGTTGATGAAATCACCACCTTGGCCAATACGCACTTCACCTACGTTCTTACCTTGTTTGATAAGTCGCGTTGCGTTGTGGTCACGCATGGCTTGGAACCAACCTTTGTTTACGTCTTCACCGTTCGGGTTCGCGCTTGCATCGGTGTTATCAGCAACGCTTTCGCCATACCAACCGATAGTAATTTTGTTCGCATCAATCTGTTCGCGAGTCGCTTTACTTAGCAAGGTGTTGAAGTTTTTATGATGCGCCCATGCATCTACTTTTGCGTAACGTAGTGCAGTATCAAAGTTCACTTGCTCACACATGTAAGGCATTGCCCCCATGCTTGAGTGATCTTTAGGTTTACGCTTGCCTGCACCTGAAGTATCGGTACGGCTGGCAATCATGCCTGTCACACCAAGGCCAATGGATTCACCTTTTTGGTTTTTCACCGAAATGATGTTGATTTTTTTGAGGAACCAGTTGCTTTCACGGATAGCCGCGATAATGCGCTGAGTACCATTAGGGGTAACGTTGAATTTCTCTGTTGCATCATCAACATCGTTTTGAGCGGCTACCGCTTTCACGTAAGCGCTGAGTTTTGTTTTTGTATGCTGTTGCATGTCTATTACCTAATCTAAAACGTTATGGATTGAGGACGTATCAACACTTATAAATAAGTATTGTCGTCATCACCTTCGCCCGCTAACTGGCGCTGTTCTTCATCGGTTAGCTTGCTGAGCTTTTCGATTTGACCTGTTAGGCTTTCTACCTGTGACGAAAGAGTCTCGACTTGACCTTTCAGCTCAGTCACTTCAGCACCTTCTTCGACTTCAGGTTCTTGCGGCTGACCATTGGTGTTGAGCTTTTCAACTTGCTCACTTAACTGGCTTAGTTGCTGCTGATTCTCTTTGCCTTGCTCAATGCTTTGCTTGAGTAGCTCTTCAAGTTCTTTACTCATGTCGTCTTCTTCCTGTTGTTGTGAGAGCTGCTCAAGTTCACTTTCGCCCTTAAGCCAGCGTTTAAATGTATTGAACATCGAGGCTTCTTCCTCGGTGCTTTTAGAGAGTTGTTCCAAGGTGAT
Above is a window of Vibrio atlanticus DNA encoding:
- a CDS encoding phage tail tube protein, which codes for MGTKITSRAVLNAGSLGRLPLKEGAEFGMGNMKRETVMGDDGPLGFSEQFSDAPFIKCTIIHAQDTDEKAIADFVGEDITLETNTSRAYTLKGAWTVDPLTVAVKDGQLEVVFNGDELIPQ
- a CDS encoding type III toxin-antitoxin system ToxN/AbiQ family toxin codes for the protein MNFYTVTDDYINHLKKTDKTVPNNYSEKRAYVGIVLHVNGCKYLAPLTSYKEKQDRISSSSPSVYKINEDGVLSNKLGMLQLNNMIPVTDAVITELDVEKQDEPYRSMLQRQIKFIKKNGDKIIERAEKLHKLVVVDKHKHFSNISCDFSALEAAMGTYQVPTPKPPTLSQLAALLSKNTP
- a CDS encoding phage major capsid protein, P2 family gives rise to the protein MQQHTKTKLSAYVKAVAAQNDVDDATEKFNVTPNGTQRIIAAIRESNWFLKKINIISVKNQKGESIGLGVTGMIASRTDTSGAGKRKPKDHSSMGAMPYMCEQVNFDTALRYAKVDAWAHHKNFNTLLSKATREQIDANKITIGWYGESVADNTDASANPNGEDVNKGWFQAMRDHNATRLIKQGKNVGEVRIGQGGDFINLDLAVLETKNLLHDACENDSNLVAIIGSDLLAYDKAKFYEAHGNTPSEKGKIQELQVIGTYGGLPAVKVPGFPSTGIMVTSYDNLSIYIQEGSIRRSTGKKNDEKDQIENFESMNMAYVIEELGKVAAIEFKNVKLWINNAWH
- a CDS encoding GPO family capsid scaffolding protein, giving the protein MFQSELICILQAGATIDGRVIDQKIIDEIAETYNPEVYTARINADHYPWSNKYGSVLSVEKKDDKLFAVLKPNSMLLRMAEQGQLLHTSCEFYEKFADTGKAYLTGLALTDEPASLGTTQIQLSASSKDKACVPTSFQITLEQLSKSTEEEASMFNTFKRWLKGESELEQLSQQQEEDDMSKELEELLKQSIEQGKENQQQLSQLSEQVEKLNTNGQPQEPEVEEGAEVTELKGQVETLSSQVESLTGQIEKLSKLTDEEQRQLAGEGDDDNTYL
- the gpM gene encoding phage terminase small subunit; amino-acid sequence: MISILMKREALKDKPLTVETFEATDSVDLLNDVGAISESALSQSVRTAFADKPWEETQNVFKQDQSRLRTLSGSKEKDPYKQELINKYRPLVEKLLETHKGDYGNLDVMWCFYMWHFDLGKFEEIHDDFRAAIDGGLETPANFKVNGQTGFCDYVFKYTHKAHTEKKEYKREYLLKVVNDLLAGELATNAPLKVKMFRLVGNWYFDAGEKEKAHNLFEIVMKLDPNKGGVKKKLEALQKELGYDSPN
- a CDS encoding tyrosine-type recombinase/integrase — encoded protein: MIHRESKTFRNKDELIFPYTSRRVSTGFHRVRNELGIADLRYHDLRREGASRLFEKGYSIEEVAQVTGHRNLNVLWQVYTQLFPQHLHNKRHNHQS
- a CDS encoding KilA-N domain-containing protein, which produces MSKLNLSNGGLDEAASAGRFLEYGTANLVQFITIDVAVLGDDINYYLRAFHMTTLTILANEIRTLDGMYSLNDLHKASGANSTHRPNQFMRLTQTKELIDEITRCADLRISENQSSNSCFVSKQGGTNKGTWVCKELVYAYAMWISPTFMLKVIRAFDQLVSTPQLQTTSIDQNATLIQNANRAAERAYQLEQERQRELQELNDMVAQLERSTRIARNKIEIAMQSNNKQNDNLAHIDTMHSMLRLQ
- a CDS encoding DUF2635 domain-containing protein, yielding MDKQVEKPKVPTFKIKPATKGLIVKDPITREPLKAAGEEKPRNAYWLRRLAEESVVDIDKTAKPTAKKETK
- a CDS encoding phage tail protein, which encodes MKALQSLTDLFKSHVTDAAKMDVWAEDGALFCGQGVFVDGFEIEYTAIVFLQSAKLEPQVLFMHLVSWLNKFDPERAEKGLPMPTFALEPLDKGAFDLKLKIDIREEFDLQESAQGNWKQGDTRYECVSGFEARADEDQLGELVHFVGHLDDLP
- a CDS encoding head completion/stabilization protein; translated protein: MEFVGNKNKTYQSQLPATGKYPVLNISEFQSLYHFQSNETEAGILHHAKVSRIKVHSELKDTLVPFASLTALSQKRFGDDDSAETLYKQAVLALTAAQLISVQMSGDATAEAADRQEALTSKKEECEVQYRQAVDILIHAEETYCFERV
- a CDS encoding phage tail sheath subtilisin-like domain-containing protein translates to MSISFAEVPSTARVPGVYIEIDNSLANSAEDLQVVLAIGNAVSGAKVAHNKVTLCMDETKAADSFGASSDIVEMITYFRKQDKTMPIYAISVGSGDIASALAALGDTQYHHIMCSLNDDTTIRELGTFLENRYTALEQVPGIAYLPKKGTHAELVTFSAKSNCPLINFLPINNFGDSKDQALSDAKAIGAWVGQIAPSLAIDPCRPLQTLKLNGVYSLATQEWDWAERNLFLYEGLSTYTVNSANEVLIERAVTAYTENAAGVTDNSYLDVMTPATAMYFRQKQRSLILSTYPRHKVAKDGTKFAKGQPIVTPTMIKGKLLTLYRDLEYQGIVQDFDGYKKSLIVELDKTNKQRVNYQDSPQFVNGLIIVAGKIQFRK
- a CDS encoding STAS-like domain-containing protein, whose amino-acid sequence is MNKIKIADRYPCPGPRYIRLGPASGQEFRESWLRKELQKTEPLTVDLDGTVGYGSSFLEEAFGGLIREDNLPEQLVLSIQFISTEEPELIEEIKEYIQEAIEEKNG
- a CDS encoding GpE family phage tail protein, whose translation is MGATTDDHRLFFRQYGTVIEHVEDYYADIASVFHWPPSEIDKLSYNDLLLFREKARQRTETEESE
- a CDS encoding phage tail assembly protein yields the protein MTAQTKKVQLAVAIERDGAEIKEIELRKPNSGNLRGLSLVDVCEMKFEAGEVLLARISNLNERDVLNMPVENWAPLLTTIASFFVNTEL
- a CDS encoding phage virion morphogenesis protein is translated as MSELTLATPEKLTQVVESLVLTASDKFELNKRMANRARQFFRQQIRAQRDIDNNPYQGRTRRKTTQLWDGTQAQNTVNNKNMLLGFGKALRTHVTEDSFEIGLKGVAGRVGQEHNQGSQVSFTTRVNGHYNSKTGQWTGGVRTKRNYQMPKRTFIGWTPALERELLAMAAEHFALEDAA